The proteins below come from a single Pseudomonas sp. MYb118 genomic window:
- the rlmKL gene encoding bifunctional 23S rRNA (guanine(2069)-N(7))-methyltransferase RlmK/23S rRNA (guanine(2445)-N(2))-methyltransferase RlmL, whose protein sequence is MSDRFELFLTCPKGLEGLLIEEAVGLGLEEAREHTSAVRGMATMEAAYRLCLWSRLANRVLLVLKRFPMKNADDLYHGVLDIDWQDHMLSDGTLAVEFSGHGSGIDNTHFGALKVKDAIVDKLRTPQGDRPSIDKLNPDLRVHLRLDRGEAILSLDLSGHSLHQRGYRLQQGAAPLKENLAAAVLIRAGWPRIAAEGGALADPMCGVGTFLVEAAMIATDMAPNLRREQWGFTAWLGHVPALWKKLHEEAVERAAAGLAKPPLWIRGYEADPRLIQPGRNNVERAGLSEWIKIYQGEVATFEPRPDQNQKGLVICNPPYGERLGDEASLLYLYQNLGERLRQACLNWEAAVFTGAPDLGKRMGIRSHKQYSFWNGALPCKLLLIKVKPDQFVTGERRTPEQRQIEREQAAYEQTPDVPQERQYNKNGNPIKPAPVVIEQPRLSEGGQMFANRLQKNLKALGKWVKREGIDCYRVYDADMPEYSMAIDLYQDWVHVQEYAAPKSIDPEKASARMFDALAAIPQALNIDKSRVVVKRRERQSGTRQYERQAAQGKFVEVNEGGVKLLVNLTDYLDTGLFLDHRPMRIRIQKEAAGKRFLNLFCYTATASVHAAKGGARSTTSVDLSKTYLDWARRNLSLNGFSDKNRLEQGDVMAWLEAARDEYDLIFIDPPTFSNSKRMEGVFDVQRDQVQLIDLAMARLAAGGVLYFSNNFRKFELEPNLSERYAVEEITAQTIDPDFARNAKIHRAWKITLR, encoded by the coding sequence ATGTCCGATCGTTTCGAACTCTTCCTCACTTGTCCCAAAGGCCTCGAAGGCCTGCTCATCGAGGAAGCCGTCGGGCTTGGCCTTGAAGAAGCGCGTGAACACACCTCCGCCGTGCGTGGCATGGCCACCATGGAAGCCGCCTATCGCCTGTGCCTGTGGTCGCGCCTGGCCAACCGCGTGCTGCTGGTGCTCAAGCGCTTCCCGATGAAAAACGCCGATGACCTGTACCACGGCGTGCTCGACATCGACTGGCAGGACCACATGCTCAGCGACGGCACCCTGGCCGTCGAGTTCAGCGGCCACGGTTCGGGTATCGACAACACGCACTTCGGCGCGTTGAAGGTCAAGGACGCCATCGTCGACAAGCTGCGCACCCCGCAGGGCGATCGCCCCTCGATCGACAAGCTCAACCCGGACCTGCGCGTACACCTGCGCCTGGACCGTGGCGAAGCGATCCTGTCCCTCGACCTCTCCGGCCACAGCCTGCACCAGCGCGGCTACCGCCTGCAGCAGGGCGCGGCGCCACTCAAGGAAAACCTCGCGGCAGCGGTGCTGATCCGTGCCGGCTGGCCGCGCATTGCCGCCGAAGGCGGCGCGCTGGCCGACCCGATGTGCGGTGTCGGCACCTTCCTCGTCGAGGCGGCGATGATCGCCACCGACATGGCGCCCAACCTGCGCCGTGAACAATGGGGCTTCACTGCCTGGCTCGGTCACGTGCCGGCGCTGTGGAAAAAACTCCATGAAGAAGCCGTCGAACGCGCGGCCGCGGGCCTGGCCAAGCCGCCGCTGTGGATTCGCGGTTATGAAGCCGACCCACGCCTGATCCAGCCGGGGCGCAACAACGTCGAGCGAGCGGGCCTGAGCGAGTGGATCAAAATCTACCAGGGCGAAGTCGCCACCTTCGAGCCGCGCCCGGACCAGAACCAGAAAGGCCTGGTGATCTGCAACCCACCGTACGGCGAGCGCCTGGGCGACGAAGCCAGTCTGCTCTACCTCTACCAGAACCTCGGCGAACGCCTGCGCCAGGCCTGCCTGAACTGGGAAGCGGCGGTGTTCACCGGTGCCCCGGACCTGGGCAAGCGCATGGGCATCCGCAGCCACAAGCAGTACTCGTTCTGGAACGGCGCGTTGCCGTGCAAACTGCTGCTGATCAAGGTCAAGCCTGACCAGTTCGTCACCGGCGAGCGACGCACCCCGGAACAGCGCCAGATCGAGCGCGAGCAAGCCGCGTACGAGCAAACCCCGGACGTGCCGCAGGAACGCCAGTACAACAAGAACGGCAACCCGATCAAACCGGCTCCGGTGGTGATCGAGCAACCGCGCTTGAGCGAAGGCGGGCAGATGTTCGCCAACCGCCTGCAGAAAAACCTCAAGGCGCTGGGCAAGTGGGTCAAGCGTGAAGGGATCGACTGCTACCGCGTTTACGATGCCGACATGCCGGAATACTCCATGGCCATCGACCTGTACCAGGATTGGGTGCACGTCCAGGAGTACGCCGCGCCGAAATCCATCGACCCGGAAAAAGCCTCGGCACGCATGTTCGACGCGCTGGCGGCGATCCCGCAGGCTTTGAACATCGACAAGAGCCGCGTGGTGGTCAAGCGCCGCGAGCGGCAGAGCGGTACCCGGCAGTACGAGCGGCAGGCGGCGCAGGGCAAGTTCGTCGAGGTCAACGAAGGCGGCGTCAAGCTGCTGGTCAACCTCACCGACTACCTCGACACCGGGCTGTTCCTCGATCACCGGCCAATGCGCATTCGCATCCAGAAAGAGGCTGCCGGCAAGCGTTTCCTCAACCTGTTCTGCTACACCGCCACCGCCAGTGTGCACGCGGCCAAGGGCGGCGCGCGCAGCACCACCAGCGTCGACCTGTCGAAAACCTACCTCGACTGGGCGCGTCGCAACCTGTCGCTCAACGGTTTCTCCGACAAGAACCGTCTGGAGCAGGGCGACGTGATGGCCTGGCTCGAAGCGGCCCGCGACGAGTACGACCTGATCTTCATCGACCCGCCGACCTTTTCCAACTCCAAGCGTATGGAAGGGGTGTTCGACGTGCAGCGTGACCAGGTGCAACTGATCGACCTGGCCATGGCTCGCCTGGCCGCCGGAGGCGTGCTGTACTTCTCCAACAACTTCCGCAAGTTCGAACTGGAGCCCAACCTCAGCGAGCGCTATGCGGTCGAAGAGATCACGGCCCAGACCATTGATCCGGATTTTGCCCGTAATGCGAAGATTCACCGGGCGTGGAAGATCACCCTGCGGTAA
- a CDS encoding oxygen-regulated invasion protein OrgB produces MLDTIRTLSDLPASQDARVAAPDLAAMRQRRALQQQARRGAKACVRQAQAEAEAIRAQAFQQGYASGMVRAAQDLANGLLESRTLGLQLHEDLVRAARQLLSDVLVRTEWLDEMLERWLAQRADCAAPLQVLLPGRCKPQGAALRQRLQGLWSGALILDYAPEERYVFRLADQLLEFDIGATCQRLEPLLLARLANLPEAVRTLDEASIGQLRELCSQWAAPCKEKTA; encoded by the coding sequence ATGCTCGACACTATCCGAACCCTCAGTGACCTGCCGGCATCGCAGGATGCGCGGGTGGCGGCGCCAGACCTGGCCGCCATGCGCCAGCGTCGCGCGTTGCAGCAACAGGCCCGACGTGGGGCGAAGGCGTGTGTCAGGCAGGCACAGGCGGAAGCCGAAGCGATTCGCGCGCAGGCGTTCCAGCAAGGTTATGCCAGCGGCATGGTCCGCGCCGCGCAAGACCTGGCGAACGGCTTGCTCGAATCACGGACGCTCGGGCTGCAACTGCACGAAGACCTGGTGCGCGCCGCCCGGCAGTTGCTGAGCGACGTGCTGGTGCGTACCGAATGGCTGGATGAAATGCTCGAACGCTGGTTGGCGCAGCGAGCCGATTGCGCGGCACCGTTGCAGGTGTTGCTGCCTGGGCGCTGCAAACCCCAGGGAGCGGCGTTGCGCCAGCGTTTGCAGGGGCTGTGGTCAGGGGCGTTGATCCTCGACTATGCACCTGAGGAACGCTACGTGTTTCGTTTGGCCGACCAGTTGCTCGAATTCGATATCGGCGCGACCTGTCAGCGCCTGGAACCCCTGTTGCTGGCGCGGCTGGCGAATTTGCCCGAAGCGGTTCGAACCCTCGATGAGGCTTCGATCGGGCAGTTGCGCGAGTTGTGTTCGCAATGGGCTGCGCCCTGCAAGGAGAAGACTGCATGA
- the sctI gene encoding type III secretion system inner rod subunit SctI, protein MTIQSVSPSLASAVAVAPLRNPQEGPVVSLEQRLIEAFARSSVDSAQDVGAIERLTNSPEITSPEVLAQLQEQMGQYNVDINLLNVLVRKAVSTAETLLRAS, encoded by the coding sequence ATGACGATCCAGAGCGTATCTCCTTCGCTGGCCAGCGCCGTGGCTGTGGCGCCGTTGCGCAACCCCCAGGAAGGCCCGGTGGTGTCCCTCGAACAGCGGCTGATCGAAGCCTTTGCCCGTTCCTCGGTGGACAGCGCGCAGGATGTCGGGGCGATCGAGCGACTGACCAACAGCCCCGAAATCACCAGCCCCGAAGTGCTGGCGCAATTGCAGGAACAGATGGGGCAATACAACGTAGACATCAATTTGCTCAACGTGCTGGTGCGTAAGGCGGTGAGCACGGCCGAAACCCTGTTGCGCGCCTCATGA
- a CDS encoding winged helix-turn-helix domain-containing protein: MDSATDKTPVRSFVFDHWLLQSDGTLMRDGQGVHVPPKELSVLRILLASAGKVISKDHLLDSVWADADAAEESLTRCIYVLRKLLKDNKDFITTVYGQGYRFTCPVVGLAEQAPVTVSSLAVLPFRGVDEPQALDLQDAMIRQLSTAFGETLRVVPAGLMAGHAQPFDAQCLVERLMPDFYLAGRHIHQDQDRQWSVELIRGSDHLLLHTQVLSGVDPGEALAALTCLVAQRLPGLRPGTNSCASYPALVAYLNGLCSVQRYTPQSLRDAQVQFRHSLQLDDRYVPAWCGLVDVWLGQAMLGLCDSAQAVDEAHAAVARALSLDPGNTPAIARLALLTSLRGCEEAAQALFRRCLLTADQADVHYLHAWHHWFWQRNGRAVQSLDQCLRQDSNCVAAKLLRVRIALESDPEDAMLMARQTLQHGAGGHPLLVILHAVVLAYFQQHAQAWHELDLVGLSDSAVGELGQVAWNVVFGADPLTARDQYDHWLQLARHRCTSSGSALPEGDRISPLWRTLHRAAPDIGHALAVAGDRCLA, translated from the coding sequence ATGGACAGTGCAACTGATAAAACGCCGGTACGGTCGTTCGTTTTTGACCACTGGCTGCTGCAAAGCGATGGAACGCTGATGCGAGATGGACAGGGAGTCCATGTTCCCCCCAAAGAGTTGAGTGTGCTGCGTATATTGCTGGCGTCGGCCGGCAAGGTGATCAGCAAGGATCATTTGCTCGACAGTGTGTGGGCCGACGCCGACGCGGCCGAAGAGTCATTGACCCGTTGCATTTACGTCTTGCGCAAATTGCTCAAGGACAACAAGGATTTCATCACCACGGTGTACGGTCAGGGCTACCGGTTCACCTGCCCGGTGGTCGGGCTCGCCGAGCAGGCACCGGTCACGGTGTCGTCGCTGGCCGTCCTGCCGTTTCGCGGTGTCGACGAGCCCCAGGCGCTGGATTTGCAGGATGCCATGATCCGTCAGTTGAGCACGGCCTTCGGCGAAACCCTTCGGGTTGTCCCGGCGGGCCTGATGGCGGGCCATGCCCAGCCGTTCGATGCGCAATGCCTGGTCGAGCGCTTGATGCCGGACTTTTATCTGGCTGGCCGACATATCCACCAGGACCAGGACCGGCAATGGTCGGTCGAACTGATTCGCGGCAGCGATCACCTGCTGCTGCACACCCAGGTGTTGTCTGGCGTTGATCCGGGGGAGGCCCTGGCGGCCTTGACCTGCCTGGTTGCGCAACGCCTGCCGGGGTTGCGCCCTGGCACGAACAGCTGTGCTTCCTACCCGGCGCTGGTGGCGTACCTCAACGGTTTATGCAGCGTGCAGCGCTACACCCCGCAAAGCCTGCGCGATGCCCAGGTGCAATTTCGCCACAGCCTGCAACTGGATGATCGTTATGTGCCGGCCTGGTGCGGCCTGGTGGATGTCTGGCTGGGGCAGGCGATGCTCGGCCTGTGTGATTCGGCGCAGGCGGTCGATGAAGCGCACGCGGCGGTGGCCAGGGCCTTGTCGCTCGACCCCGGTAATACGCCGGCCATCGCACGCCTCGCGTTGCTGACCAGCCTGCGAGGTTGTGAGGAAGCGGCGCAGGCGCTGTTCCGCCGCTGTCTGTTGACGGCCGATCAGGCCGATGTGCACTACCTGCATGCGTGGCACCACTGGTTCTGGCAGCGCAATGGCCGGGCCGTGCAAAGCCTCGACCAGTGCCTGCGCCAGGACTCGAACTGCGTGGCAGCGAAATTGCTGCGTGTTCGTATCGCCCTGGAGAGTGACCCGGAGGACGCCATGCTGATGGCGCGCCAGACCTTGCAGCACGGTGCCGGTGGCCATCCGTTGCTGGTCATTCTGCATGCGGTGGTGCTGGCCTATTTCCAGCAGCACGCGCAGGCCTGGCACGAACTGGACCTGGTCGGCCTGAGCGATAGTGCGGTCGGTGAACTGGGACAGGTTGCCTGGAACGTGGTGTTCGGTGCCGACCCGTTAACCGCCCGGGATCAATATGACCATTGGTTGCAACTGGCCCGGCATCGTTGCACCTCCAGCGGATCAGCATTGCCCGAAGGGGACCGGATCAGCCCGCTGTGGAGGACGCTGCATCGAGCCGCGCCGGACATCGGACATGCGCTGGCCGTGGCCGGCGACCGGTGCCTGGCGTAA
- the sctF gene encoding type III secretion system needle filament subunit SctF — MSGVGIGVSFVGDFLGRQGRAFETGATSLKTALDKALKDLGDDASDPGKLAAYQAAFSSYTVFRNAQTSTVKGFKDIDMAIIQAAR, encoded by the coding sequence ATGTCCGGTGTGGGTATAGGAGTCAGTTTTGTCGGTGATTTTCTCGGCCGACAAGGGCGTGCGTTCGAAACCGGCGCGACCAGTCTCAAGACGGCCCTGGACAAGGCCTTGAAGGACCTGGGCGATGACGCGTCCGATCCCGGAAAGCTGGCCGCGTACCAGGCGGCCTTCTCGTCCTACACGGTGTTTCGTAACGCCCAGACCAGCACGGTGAAGGGCTTCAAGGACATCGACATGGCGATCATCCAGGCTGCTCGATGA
- a CDS encoding quinone-dependent dihydroorotate dehydrogenase, whose amino-acid sequence MYSLARQLLFKLSPETSHDLSLDLIGAGGRLGLNGLLCKTPAHLPVNVMGLDFPNPVGLAAGLDKNGAAIDGFSQLGFGFVEIGTITPRPQPGNPKPRIFRLPEAEAIINRMGFNNLGVDHLLARVSAAKYKGVLGINIGKNFDTPVERAVDDYLICLDKVYAHASYVTVNVSSPNTPGLRSLQFGDSLKQLLADLATRRAELALRHGKHVPLAIKIAPDMSDEETAQVAQALLETGMDAVIATNTTLSRVGVEGMEHGDEAGGLSGAPVRDKSTHTVKVLAAELAGRLPIIAVGGITEGKHAAEKIAAGASLVQIYSGFIYKGPALIRESVDAIAALR is encoded by the coding sequence ATGTACTCCCTGGCCCGTCAGCTGTTGTTCAAACTTTCCCCGGAAACCTCCCACGATCTGTCCCTCGACCTGATCGGTGCGGGCGGACGTTTGGGCCTCAACGGCTTGCTGTGCAAGACGCCGGCGCACTTGCCGGTGAATGTCATGGGCCTGGACTTCCCGAACCCGGTCGGCCTGGCGGCGGGCCTGGACAAGAACGGCGCGGCCATCGACGGTTTCTCCCAGCTGGGTTTCGGCTTCGTCGAAATCGGCACCATCACGCCGCGGCCGCAGCCGGGCAACCCGAAACCGCGGATCTTCCGCCTGCCGGAAGCCGAGGCGATCATCAACCGCATGGGCTTCAACAACCTGGGCGTCGATCACCTGCTGGCCCGCGTCAGCGCGGCCAAATACAAGGGTGTGCTGGGCATCAACATCGGCAAGAACTTCGACACACCGGTCGAACGTGCGGTCGATGACTACCTGATCTGCCTGGACAAGGTCTATGCCCACGCCAGCTATGTGACCGTCAACGTCAGCTCGCCCAATACTCCGGGCCTGCGCAGCCTGCAATTTGGTGATTCGCTCAAGCAATTGCTGGCCGACCTGGCCACGCGCCGGGCGGAACTGGCGCTGCGTCACGGCAAGCACGTGCCGCTGGCGATCAAGATCGCCCCGGACATGTCGGATGAAGAAACCGCTCAGGTAGCCCAGGCGCTGCTCGAAACCGGGATGGACGCGGTGATCGCCACCAACACCACCCTGAGCCGTGTCGGCGTCGAAGGCATGGAGCACGGCGACGAGGCGGGCGGCCTGTCCGGCGCACCGGTACGCGACAAGAGCACCCACACCGTGAAGGTCCTGGCGGCCGAGCTGGCGGGTCGCTTGCCGATCATCGCCGTGGGCGGCATCACCGAAGGCAAACACGCCGCCGAGAAAATCGCCGCCGGCGCGAGCCTGGTGCAGATCTACTCCGGCTTCATCTACAAAGGCCCGGCCTTGATCCGCGAGTCGGTGGATGCGATTGCGGCGTTGCGCTGA
- a CDS encoding PrgH/EprH family type III secretion apparatus protein translates to MTESSVRPLQPCILRIFNGPLRGCEFALDQARTLFIVAPLELLGTQAQAMSIPEDAIFVPLEQGGRNFEVLLDDDPGGVTLRLLGEPAQTLDCPLQQLMHAGGLQVALRYADQCWAPPLLDLPDVPPVEVTGRNRWPVKPLAWVGAGLLMVVALVASTGFWPQPAPVPEQDVRRLIGDSPDTVAVVQGRDQRLYVFVASERDAGWSRQVLMRHQAKGRVLVLDQERRRLENLLVDHDPQLAWHALDLKDPAMPRLLLSAQRHPLTAQRQAQLFDAVLEAAPYAREVAVQVQDDNLLADLAEQGLRRLALTYSRVGNADSVTFAIGANLQDAELATARQYVDAFHRQWGDRYVHFAVELKDDALKGKSFQTGPRGYIKTTSSSWHFPKQL, encoded by the coding sequence GTGACAGAGTCCTCAGTGCGACCCCTGCAACCCTGCATCTTGCGCATATTCAACGGTCCGCTCCGGGGCTGCGAGTTTGCGCTCGACCAGGCACGCACTCTGTTCATCGTCGCGCCGCTGGAATTGCTGGGTACGCAAGCCCAGGCCATGAGTATCCCCGAAGACGCGATCTTCGTGCCTCTGGAGCAGGGCGGTCGTAACTTCGAAGTGTTACTGGACGACGACCCTGGCGGTGTGACCTTGCGTCTGTTGGGCGAACCTGCGCAAACCCTCGACTGCCCGTTGCAGCAACTGATGCACGCCGGGGGCCTTCAGGTTGCCCTGCGCTACGCCGATCAGTGCTGGGCGCCGCCGCTGTTGGACCTGCCCGATGTGCCGCCGGTCGAAGTGACAGGCCGAAACCGCTGGCCGGTCAAACCGCTCGCCTGGGTGGGCGCCGGATTGCTGATGGTGGTGGCGCTGGTGGCGTCCACAGGCTTCTGGCCGCAGCCAGCGCCGGTACCGGAACAGGATGTCCGCAGACTGATCGGCGATAGCCCGGACACTGTCGCGGTGGTGCAGGGACGAGATCAGAGGCTGTACGTGTTCGTCGCCTCCGAGCGGGACGCCGGGTGGAGCCGGCAGGTGTTGATGCGCCATCAGGCGAAGGGCCGGGTGCTGGTGCTCGATCAGGAACGTCGACGCCTGGAAAACCTGTTGGTCGACCACGACCCGCAACTGGCCTGGCACGCCCTGGACCTCAAGGACCCGGCGATGCCACGGTTGCTGCTCAGTGCACAGCGCCATCCGCTCACTGCGCAACGACAGGCACAACTGTTCGACGCCGTGCTCGAGGCGGCGCCCTATGCCCGCGAAGTCGCGGTGCAGGTGCAGGATGACAACCTGCTCGCCGACCTCGCCGAGCAGGGCTTGCGTCGCCTCGCGCTGACGTACAGCCGGGTCGGCAACGCCGACAGTGTGACCTTCGCCATCGGCGCCAATCTGCAGGACGCCGAGCTGGCGACGGCTCGCCAGTATGTCGACGCGTTTCATCGGCAGTGGGGTGATCGCTACGTGCACTTCGCTGTCGAGCTCAAGGATGACGCGCTCAAGGGCAAGTCATTTCAAACCGGCCCTCGGGGCTACATCAAGACGACCTCGTCGTCATGGCATTTTCCCAAGCAACTATAG
- a CDS encoding secretion system protein has translation MACAERLRQILGEPLEYLHPQRLELPPGFDNPGVRCALNRILLEGSDPSAPWPCNGVAQQWIRQWRQLPYIARLMGAWRLFPQLARGGALQRLPASLLQFAGCRPAPRACLPLERSCAPLQLVDAAGYHVLVGLSGFVSSPLLERLRLQFAADVIDRQAQWPLAAADTTLFFLAVQHARHYPNPQ, from the coding sequence ATGGCATGCGCTGAACGTCTGCGGCAGATTCTCGGTGAACCGCTGGAGTATCTGCACCCACAGCGCCTGGAGCTGCCGCCCGGGTTCGACAACCCTGGCGTCCGGTGTGCGCTCAATCGAATTCTGCTGGAAGGGTCGGACCCGTCTGCTCCCTGGCCGTGCAATGGCGTAGCGCAGCAGTGGATCCGGCAATGGCGGCAACTGCCTTACATCGCCAGGCTCATGGGGGCCTGGCGGCTGTTTCCACAACTGGCGCGCGGCGGGGCCTTGCAGCGCCTGCCGGCTTCATTGCTTCAATTCGCCGGATGCCGTCCCGCGCCCCGCGCCTGCCTGCCGCTGGAGCGATCCTGCGCGCCACTGCAACTGGTTGATGCCGCGGGTTACCACGTACTGGTGGGCTTGTCCGGATTTGTCTCGTCGCCGTTGCTGGAACGGCTGCGCCTGCAATTCGCTGCGGATGTGATCGACCGGCAGGCGCAGTGGCCGCTGGCGGCAGCCGATACCACTCTGTTTTTTCTGGCGGTGCAGCATGCTCGACACTATCCGAACCCTCAGTGA
- a CDS encoding ribosome modulation factor — translation MRRLKRDPLERAFLRGYQYGVGGKSRELCPFTLPSVRQAWINGWREGRGDNWDGMTGTAGIHRLNELHAVG, via the coding sequence ATGAGAAGACTTAAGCGTGATCCGTTGGAAAGAGCATTTTTGCGCGGATATCAATATGGCGTAGGTGGCAAATCCCGTGAGCTTTGCCCTTTTACTCTACCGTCAGTACGCCAAGCCTGGATCAACGGCTGGCGAGAAGGACGCGGCGACAACTGGGACGGTATGACCGGCACTGCGGGTATCCACAGACTCAACGAACTTCACGCCGTCGGCTGA
- a CDS encoding EscJ/YscJ/HrcJ family type III secretion inner membrane ring protein, with protein MKASVLLILLCVALLGCRQPSLLEGLDQQQANEVLAVLQRNNIAATKVDSGKAGYAVKINQVDFSAAVDLLNLYSLPSRPRLQVADMFPADALVASPRAEKARLYSALEQRLEQSVGVLEGVVSARVHVSYDVDAGEGGRKAAPIHLAVVAVHERDVEPQLLIGDIKRFLKNSFAAVEYENISVVLSARSPTQHVAPSMPATPADSPWAWLPAPLFVLLAGGALASYRMKKRRAV; from the coding sequence ATGAAAGCGAGTGTGCTGCTGATATTGCTGTGCGTGGCGTTGCTGGGTTGCCGCCAGCCGAGTCTGTTGGAAGGGCTGGACCAGCAGCAGGCCAATGAAGTGCTGGCGGTGCTGCAACGCAACAACATCGCGGCGACCAAAGTCGACTCGGGCAAGGCCGGCTATGCGGTGAAGATCAATCAGGTGGATTTTTCCGCCGCGGTCGATTTGCTCAACCTCTATTCGTTGCCTTCCAGGCCACGGCTGCAAGTGGCCGACATGTTTCCCGCCGATGCACTGGTCGCCTCGCCCCGAGCGGAAAAAGCCCGGCTCTACTCGGCACTGGAGCAGCGCCTGGAACAGTCCGTTGGCGTGCTCGAAGGCGTGGTTTCGGCGCGGGTGCATGTCAGCTATGACGTGGATGCCGGCGAAGGCGGGCGCAAGGCCGCGCCCATCCACCTGGCGGTTGTCGCTGTGCATGAGCGCGACGTCGAGCCGCAGTTGCTGATTGGCGACATCAAGCGTTTTCTCAAGAACAGTTTTGCCGCGGTCGAATACGAAAACATCTCGGTGGTTCTGTCGGCGCGCTCGCCTACCCAGCACGTTGCGCCGTCCATGCCGGCGACGCCTGCGGATTCGCCCTGGGCCTGGCTGCCGGCGCCGTTGTTCGTCCTGTTGGCCGGCGGCGCCCTGGCGAGCTATCGAATGAAAAAAAGGCGGGCGGTGTAA
- a CDS encoding IS110 family transposase: MISWVGINISKSKLVVWVQPQNDGFDVPNSSEGFVELIQRLNRYEVGRVLLEATGGYERQSMVALQNAHFNVLRINPRRARAFAVAMGKNAKTDPIDAAVLAAFAEALHAPCDPVISPQREALRELIQLREHLVQQRDDNKRRLQQAQLPAVVGMIEEHIRYLQIQIRQLGKAINQSMRDLDAEKTERLIAVKGIGTVAAASLLVYLPELGELNRREIAALAGIAPYNDDSGNHSGKRQIYGGRARVRRALYMSCWVVIRHQADFKARYEALRERGKSAKVALIACMRILLIRLNAMLRDGTEWR; this comes from the coding sequence ATGATTTCCTGGGTTGGCATCAATATCTCCAAATCAAAGCTCGTTGTCTGGGTTCAACCACAGAACGACGGCTTTGATGTTCCAAACAGTTCTGAAGGCTTCGTTGAGCTGATCCAGCGCTTGAACCGTTACGAAGTTGGCCGGGTTCTGCTGGAAGCTACGGGCGGTTATGAGCGCCAGAGCATGGTCGCCTTGCAAAACGCGCACTTCAACGTGCTGAGGATCAATCCCCGGCGAGCCAGAGCCTTTGCTGTGGCAATGGGCAAAAATGCCAAGACCGATCCGATCGACGCCGCTGTCCTGGCCGCGTTCGCCGAAGCTCTGCATGCTCCCTGCGACCCAGTAATCTCGCCCCAGCGAGAGGCTCTACGCGAGCTGATTCAGCTACGCGAACACTTGGTTCAGCAGCGAGACGACAACAAGCGTCGGCTGCAACAAGCCCAGCTGCCAGCGGTTGTCGGCATGATCGAGGAACACATTCGCTATTTGCAGATACAGATCAGGCAACTCGGCAAGGCCATCAACCAAAGCATGCGCGACCTGGATGCAGAGAAAACCGAGCGGCTGATTGCTGTTAAAGGCATAGGCACAGTGGCTGCCGCCAGTTTGCTGGTTTACTTGCCCGAACTTGGTGAGCTGAATCGTCGGGAGATCGCGGCGTTGGCCGGCATCGCGCCATACAACGATGACAGCGGTAATCACAGCGGGAAGCGCCAGATTTACGGGGGACGAGCCCGAGTCCGCCGTGCACTCTACATGTCTTGCTGGGTCGTAATCCGCCACCAGGCAGACTTCAAGGCACGCTACGAGGCTTTACGCGAGCGAGGCAAGAGCGCGAAAGTCGCGCTCATCGCCTGCATGCGAATACTGCTGATTAGACTCAACGCCATGCTGCGAGACGGAACAGAGTGGCGGTGA